Proteins encoded together in one Rhizobacter sp. J219 window:
- a CDS encoding cupin domain-containing protein, with protein MQRSRTEKKIGFLPLLEKLVPHISSVSRPGVFSMAALALLVSAAASATETAPEKAVGISGTGEPVALVDLVPHQLPGAAVDYDLRARLVKVAPGGAINNHPHAGRPGIVRVVSGTVIEYRGSASRTLKVGEFWTETSDVVHWFRNPSTTEGAELWVVDLVPRKK; from the coding sequence TTGCAGCGCAGCCGCACGGAGAAAAAGATCGGCTTCCTGCCACTCCTGGAGAAACTCGTGCCCCACATCTCGTCTGTTAGCCGCCCCGGTGTTTTCTCGATGGCCGCATTGGCACTGCTTGTGTCTGCGGCGGCGTCCGCAACCGAAACGGCGCCGGAAAAAGCCGTGGGCATCAGCGGTACGGGCGAGCCGGTTGCGCTGGTGGATCTCGTGCCGCACCAACTGCCCGGTGCTGCAGTCGACTACGACCTGCGGGCCCGTCTTGTGAAGGTCGCGCCCGGTGGCGCCATCAACAATCATCCTCACGCAGGGCGCCCGGGAATCGTGCGAGTGGTCTCCGGCACGGTGATCGAGTACCGGGGCAGCGCGTCACGCACGCTGAAGGTCGGAGAGTTCTGGACCGAAACATCCGACGTCGTGCATTGGTTCCGCAACCCGAGCACCACGGAAGGCGCCGAACTGTGGGTGGTCGACCTGGTGCCTCGCAAAAAGTGA